A single region of the Paraburkholderia sprentiae WSM5005 genome encodes:
- a CDS encoding UbiD family decarboxylase, with the protein MKYKDLRDFIGRLDTIGELRRISQGVSPNLEMTELCDRVLRAGGPALLFENTERHAFPVLANLFGTPRRVALGMGIDAQENAGDQAALESLRDVGRLLSALKEPEPPKGFKDAGKLLSLAKAVWDMAPKTVSAPPCHEIVWEGNDVDLAKLPIQTCWPGDAGPLITWGLTVTKGPNKSRQNLGIYRQQLIGRNKLIMRWLAHRGGALDFREFALKNPGKPYPVAVVLGADPATILGAVTPVPDTLSEYQFAGLLRGARTELAKCITPGVDGLQVPARAEIVLEGFIYPQQGAPSPAAAGAPPRPSKGASAMYEHALEGPYGDHTGYYNEQEWFPVFTVERITMRRDAVYHSTYTGKPPDEPAVLGVALNEVFVPLLQKQFTEITDFYLPPEGCSYRMAIVQMKKSYPGHAKRVMFGVWSFLRQFMYTKFIVVVDDDVNIRDWKEVIWAITTRVDPTRDTVLVDRTPIDYLDFASPVAGLGSKMGLDATNKWPGETDREWGRPIVMDDAVKQRVDSLWNELGLGP; encoded by the coding sequence ATGAAATACAAAGACTTGCGCGACTTCATCGGCCGCCTCGACACGATCGGTGAACTGCGCCGAATCTCGCAAGGGGTATCGCCGAATCTCGAAATGACCGAACTGTGCGACCGTGTGCTGCGCGCGGGCGGCCCGGCCCTGCTGTTCGAGAACACCGAGCGGCATGCGTTCCCTGTGCTCGCCAATCTGTTTGGTACACCGCGCCGCGTCGCGCTCGGCATGGGCATCGATGCGCAAGAGAACGCAGGCGACCAGGCGGCGCTCGAATCGCTGCGCGACGTGGGCCGGCTGCTCTCCGCACTGAAGGAACCCGAGCCGCCGAAGGGGTTCAAGGACGCGGGCAAGCTGTTGTCGCTCGCGAAGGCGGTGTGGGACATGGCGCCGAAGACAGTCAGCGCGCCGCCTTGCCACGAAATCGTCTGGGAAGGCAACGATGTCGATCTCGCCAAACTGCCCATTCAGACCTGCTGGCCCGGCGATGCCGGACCGCTGATCACTTGGGGACTGACGGTCACGAAAGGCCCGAATAAGAGCCGACAGAACTTAGGTATCTACCGCCAGCAACTGATCGGGCGTAACAAACTGATCATGCGTTGGCTCGCGCATCGCGGCGGCGCGCTCGATTTCCGCGAGTTCGCACTGAAAAATCCCGGCAAGCCCTATCCGGTAGCCGTCGTGCTCGGCGCGGACCCGGCGACGATCCTCGGCGCGGTCACGCCGGTGCCCGACACGCTGTCCGAATACCAGTTCGCCGGCCTGCTGCGCGGCGCGCGCACCGAACTCGCGAAGTGCATCACGCCGGGCGTCGACGGTCTGCAGGTGCCCGCGCGCGCCGAGATCGTGCTCGAAGGCTTCATCTATCCGCAGCAAGGCGCGCCCTCGCCCGCTGCGGCCGGCGCGCCGCCGCGTCCGTCGAAAGGTGCGTCCGCCATGTACGAGCACGCGCTCGAAGGCCCGTACGGTGATCACACCGGCTACTACAACGAACAGGAGTGGTTCCCGGTCTTCACGGTCGAGCGCATCACGATGCGCCGCGACGCGGTGTATCACTCCACCTACACCGGCAAACCGCCCGACGAGCCCGCCGTGCTCGGCGTCGCGCTGAACGAAGTATTCGTGCCGCTGCTGCAGAAGCAGTTCACCGAGATCACGGACTTCTATCTGCCGCCCGAAGGCTGCAGCTACCGCATGGCAATCGTGCAGATGAAGAAGAGCTACCCCGGCCACGCGAAACGCGTGATGTTCGGCGTATGGAGCTTCCTGCGGCAGTTCATGTATACGAAGTTCATCGTCGTGGTGGATGACGACGTCAATATCCGCGACTGGAAGGAAGTGATCTGGGCGATCACCACCCGAGTGGACCCGACGCGCGACACGGTGCTCGTCGACCGCACGCCGATCGACTATCTCGATTTCGCGTCGCCGGTGGCTGGGCTCGGTTCGAAGATGGGGCTCGACGCGACCAACAAATGGCCGGGCGAAACCGACCGCGAATGGGGCCGCCCGATCGTGATGGACGACGCGGTCAAACAGCGTGTCGACAGCTTGTGGAACGAGTTGGGCCTCGGCCCGTAA
- a CDS encoding membrane protein, with amino-acid sequence MTSSRVPGLFYTAAALAAVAALAARGAGQPESRGEPRGTGSRGRLPRASATSPARAARSLQRAPARLRASEPSTEVEAHVEAARTFNHSSALLALSVLTDSAMEHYRGSFDNPAMFAPLVSASLSLAAGLHGGADRRGQTHRARHAIYLSAAATGIAGTGFHLYNVMKRPGGWSWNNLFHAAPVGAPVALLLSGALGAIAERLRDEPADDPRLLGMPAGQALGLLVAAGLVGTVGEAALLHFRGAFQHRAMYAPVSIPPVTAALLAHAAMSAPRERWHTRLWLRITTALGFIGAAFHARGIARRQGGWRNWSQNLFDGPPLPAPPSFSALALAGLAALRLRETEK; translated from the coding sequence ATGACTTCTTCACGCGTACCCGGATTGTTTTACACGGCGGCAGCGCTGGCGGCCGTGGCAGCATTGGCCGCGCGTGGCGCGGGACAGCCCGAGTCGCGTGGCGAACCACGTGGGACCGGCTCGCGCGGCCGCTTGCCTCGCGCCTCTGCGACGTCCCCGGCCCGCGCGGCCCGAAGCCTTCAGCGTGCGCCGGCGCGCTTGCGGGCGAGCGAACCCAGCACCGAAGTCGAGGCCCACGTCGAAGCGGCTCGCACCTTCAACCACAGCTCCGCGCTGCTCGCGCTCTCGGTGCTCACCGACAGCGCGATGGAGCACTACCGCGGCTCGTTCGACAACCCCGCGATGTTCGCGCCGCTCGTCAGCGCGAGTCTGTCGCTCGCCGCGGGCCTGCATGGCGGCGCGGATCGCCGCGGCCAGACGCATCGCGCTCGCCATGCGATCTATCTGAGCGCGGCGGCGACGGGCATCGCCGGCACGGGCTTCCATTTGTACAACGTGATGAAGCGGCCGGGCGGCTGGAGCTGGAACAACCTGTTTCACGCGGCGCCGGTCGGCGCGCCGGTCGCGCTGCTGCTGTCGGGCGCGCTCGGCGCCATTGCCGAACGGCTGCGTGACGAGCCCGCCGACGATCCCCGACTGCTCGGCATGCCGGCCGGCCAGGCGCTCGGCCTGTTGGTCGCCGCGGGTCTCGTCGGCACGGTGGGGGAGGCTGCGCTGCTGCATTTTCGGGGCGCATTCCAGCATCGCGCGATGTACGCGCCGGTCAGTATTCCGCCTGTCACCGCGGCGCTGCTCGCGCATGCCGCGATGAGCGCGCCGCGCGAGCGCTGGCACACGCGCCTGTGGTTGCGCATCACGACCGCGCTCGGCTTCATCGGCGCGGCGTTTCACGCGCGCGGGATCGCGCGTCGCCAGGGCGGCTGGCGCAACTGGAGCCAGAATCTGTTCGACGGGCCGCCGCTGCCCGCGCCGCCGAGCTTTTCCGCGCTGGCGCTCGCCGGGCTCGCAGCGCTGCGTCTACGGGAGACTGAAAAATGA
- the ribH gene encoding 6,7-dimethyl-8-ribityllumazine synthase — protein MEIGQYQPNLDGDGLRIGIVQARFNEPVCNGLADSCIEELERLGVTGQDVLLVTVPGALEIPLALQKLAESAQFDALIALGAVIRGETYHFELVSNESGAGITRIGLDFGIPVANAVLTTENDEQAVARMTEKGRDAARVAVEMANLAVALEQLGGDDDDEQDEDDEEEA, from the coding sequence ATGGAAATCGGACAATACCAACCGAATCTCGACGGCGACGGACTGCGCATCGGCATCGTCCAGGCGCGCTTTAACGAACCCGTCTGCAACGGGCTCGCCGACTCCTGCATCGAAGAACTCGAACGCCTCGGCGTAACCGGCCAGGACGTGCTGCTCGTCACCGTGCCGGGCGCGCTGGAAATCCCCCTCGCGCTGCAAAAGCTCGCGGAAAGCGCGCAATTCGACGCGCTGATCGCGCTCGGCGCGGTGATCCGCGGCGAGACCTACCATTTCGAACTGGTGTCGAACGAAAGTGGCGCCGGCATCACGCGCATCGGGCTCGACTTCGGTATTCCAGTCGCGAATGCCGTGCTGACCACCGAGAACGACGAGCAGGCCGTCGCGCGCATGACCGAGAAGGGTCGCGACGCCGCACGCGTGGCTGTCGAAATGGCGAACCTCGCGGTCGCGCTCGAACAGCTCGGCGGCGATGACGACGATGAACAGGACGAAGACGACGAGGAAGAGGCATGA
- the ribBA gene encoding bifunctional 3,4-dihydroxy-2-butanone-4-phosphate synthase/GTP cyclohydrolase II encodes MMLASTQEIIAELKAGRMVILVDEEDRENEGDLVIAAEFVTPEAINFMARYGRGLICLTLTQERCKQLNLPLMTYRNGTQYGTAFTVSIEAAEGVTTGISAADRARTIAAAVAPDAKAEHIVQPGHIFPIMAQPGGVLVRAGHTEAGCDFTRLAGLTPAAVICEVIKDDGTMARLPDLIEFGNEHGLKIGTIADLIHYRSRTESIVERICERTMQTAHGAFRAVMYLDQPSGQPHIALVRGTPAPDRDTPVRVHEPLSVLDLLEVGESTHSWTLDAAMKEIAERDLGVVVLLNCGDSKDHLVDVFKAFDSTEKANALKRRPVDFKTYGIGAQILRELGVGRMQVLSNPRKLGSMSGYGLEVTGFIPMPGSKTQAPQF; translated from the coding sequence ATGATGCTCGCCTCCACCCAAGAGATCATCGCCGAACTGAAGGCCGGCCGGATGGTGATCCTCGTCGACGAAGAAGACCGCGAAAACGAGGGCGACCTCGTCATCGCCGCCGAGTTCGTCACGCCGGAAGCGATCAATTTCATGGCTCGCTACGGCCGCGGCCTGATCTGCCTGACGCTGACCCAGGAGCGCTGCAAGCAGCTGAACCTGCCGCTGATGACGTACCGCAACGGCACCCAGTACGGCACCGCGTTCACGGTCAGCATCGAAGCGGCCGAAGGCGTGACGACCGGCATCTCGGCAGCCGACCGTGCCCGCACCATCGCCGCCGCGGTCGCGCCGGACGCCAAGGCCGAGCACATCGTGCAACCGGGCCACATTTTCCCGATCATGGCCCAGCCGGGCGGCGTGCTGGTGCGCGCCGGCCATACCGAGGCGGGCTGCGACTTCACGAGGCTCGCGGGCCTCACGCCGGCCGCGGTGATCTGCGAAGTCATCAAGGACGACGGCACGATGGCGCGTCTGCCGGACCTGATCGAGTTCGGCAACGAGCACGGTCTGAAGATCGGCACGATCGCCGACCTGATTCACTATCGCAGCCGCACCGAATCGATCGTCGAGCGTATCTGCGAACGGACGATGCAAACCGCGCACGGCGCGTTTCGCGCGGTCATGTATCTCGACCAGCCGAGCGGCCAACCGCACATCGCGCTGGTGCGCGGCACGCCGGCGCCCGATCGCGACACGCCGGTGCGCGTGCACGAGCCGCTGTCGGTGCTCGACCTGCTCGAAGTCGGCGAGTCGACCCATTCGTGGACGCTGGATGCGGCCATGAAAGAGATCGCCGAACGCGATCTCGGCGTGGTCGTGTTGCTCAACTGCGGCGACTCGAAAGACCATCTGGTCGACGTCTTCAAGGCGTTCGACTCAACGGAAAAAGCCAACGCGCTGAAGCGCCGGCCGGTCGACTTCAAAACCTACGGCATCGGCGCGCAGATTCTGCGCGAACTCGGCGTCGGCAGGATGCAAGTGCTGTCGAACCCACGCAAGCTCGGCAGCATGTCGGGTTATGGTCTGGAAGTCACGGGCTTCATTCCGATGCCCGGCAGCAAAACGCAAGCCCCGCAATTCTGA
- a CDS encoding GMC family oxidoreductase, with protein MSDDAQQRPRGKDGRAPDVFQRGGWVPMRTYADSEEVDFAIVGTGAGGGTLACRLAEKGFKVVAFDAGAWWRPLEEFASDEAHQEKLYWTDERICDGDNPLKLGNNNSGKAVGGSTVHFAMVSLRFRPEWFKSRSVLGYGVDWPLDWREMWRYYGEVEDALKISGPVNYPWGPKRPRYPYRAHELNAAALVLARGAEALGIGWSPTPLATISAPRGRAHPCVYRGFCVSGCATNAKQSALVTWIPRAVRAGAEVRDLAMVGRVVTNDAGLASGVEYLREGRWQFQRAKNVVVAGYAIETPRLLLMSANSRFPDGLANSSGLVGKHLMAQSNQAVYGTFDDDIRWYKGPPSLSITEHWNYEDKGKDFFGGYAYMSQGPLPNAWVASQNGRGLWGDALGAEMLKYNHQAGLKIVGEMLPQERNRVTLADEKDQYGLPIARVTYSWCDNDKRLIAHSLDFMEQALAAAGGKEIWRETNDTCHLNGTARMGDDPATSVVDADCRSWDIRNLWVCDGSVFPTVGGVNPSLTIQAIACRTADRIAALAARGEL; from the coding sequence GTGTCCGATGACGCACAACAGCGGCCGCGCGGCAAGGACGGCCGCGCACCCGATGTGTTCCAGCGCGGCGGCTGGGTGCCGATGCGCACGTACGCCGACAGCGAAGAGGTCGATTTCGCGATCGTCGGTACGGGCGCCGGTGGTGGCACGCTTGCGTGCCGGCTCGCGGAGAAAGGCTTCAAGGTCGTCGCGTTCGATGCCGGCGCGTGGTGGCGTCCGCTCGAAGAGTTCGCGTCGGACGAAGCGCATCAGGAAAAACTGTACTGGACCGACGAGCGCATCTGCGACGGCGACAATCCGCTCAAGCTCGGCAACAACAACAGCGGCAAGGCGGTGGGCGGCAGCACGGTCCATTTCGCGATGGTGTCGCTGCGCTTTCGGCCCGAGTGGTTCAAGTCGCGCAGCGTGCTCGGCTATGGCGTCGACTGGCCGCTCGACTGGCGCGAGATGTGGCGCTACTACGGCGAGGTCGAGGACGCACTGAAAATCTCCGGACCGGTGAACTATCCGTGGGGGCCGAAGCGGCCGCGCTATCCGTATCGCGCGCATGAACTGAACGCGGCGGCGCTGGTGCTCGCGCGCGGCGCCGAGGCGCTCGGCATCGGCTGGAGCCCGACGCCGCTCGCGACCATCTCGGCGCCGCGCGGCCGCGCGCATCCGTGCGTGTACCGCGGCTTCTGCGTGTCCGGCTGCGCGACCAACGCGAAGCAAAGCGCGCTCGTCACGTGGATTCCCCGCGCGGTGCGCGCCGGCGCCGAAGTGCGCGATCTCGCGATGGTGGGCCGCGTCGTCACCAACGACGCGGGGCTCGCCAGCGGCGTCGAATATCTGCGCGAGGGGCGGTGGCAATTCCAGCGCGCGAAAAACGTCGTGGTGGCGGGCTACGCGATCGAGACGCCGCGCCTGTTGCTGATGTCGGCCAACAGCCGCTTTCCGGACGGACTCGCGAACAGCTCGGGACTCGTCGGCAAACATCTGATGGCGCAGTCGAACCAGGCCGTCTACGGCACCTTCGATGACGACATCCGCTGGTACAAGGGGCCGCCGTCGCTGTCGATCACCGAGCACTGGAACTATGAGGACAAGGGCAAGGATTTCTTCGGCGGCTATGCGTACATGAGCCAGGGACCGTTGCCCAACGCGTGGGTCGCGTCGCAGAACGGTCGCGGCTTGTGGGGCGACGCGCTCGGCGCGGAGATGCTCAAGTACAACCACCAGGCGGGGCTGAAGATCGTCGGCGAGATGCTGCCGCAGGAGCGCAACCGTGTGACGCTTGCCGACGAGAAGGACCAGTACGGGCTGCCGATCGCGCGCGTCACCTATTCATGGTGCGACAACGACAAGCGGCTCATCGCGCATTCGCTCGACTTCATGGAACAGGCGCTCGCGGCCGCTGGCGGCAAGGAGATCTGGCGCGAGACCAACGACACCTGCCATCTGAACGGCACCGCGCGCATGGGCGACGATCCGGCGACGAGCGTGGTCGATGCGGACTGCCGCAGCTGGGACATCCGCAACCTGTGGGTGTGCGACGGCTCGGTGTTTCCCACCGTGGGCGGCGTGAATCCGTCGCTGACGATCCAGGCGATCGCGTGCCGCACCGCCGACCGGATCGCCGCGCTGGCCGCGCGCGGTGAGCTATAG
- a CDS encoding transglycosylase SLT domain-containing protein, giving the protein MNAWLSWRPDERIAQVVRGALRRGTRLSHHLFSIVGGIAVVLALALWLMPTWRGALAARLMPVISAAVQAGPARLLQGNPLPAIGPARNAGTSSDESLSANSPTTPNAPSAIDGANDGGMTLTAATTSFDGAFEGYSSSSASAAALNGLDPRTMQGVSALARLIPQQRVSADARDDRVLVSSREQALVASYLARRYRVAQEPVGELVKAAFDTGREVGLDPLLLLSVMAIESGFNPYAESGVGAQGLMQVMSKVHSDKFQYFGGQSAALEPLANIKVGALVLKDCIARGGSLPGGLRLYVGSSTQDDGGYGAKVMAERGRLRDVAHGRKVPINAPQAPVLTASATPAPAAATSGGNGKRVQVTLQGGHALSSATSAAHTQPTDQDDASANSTTRHVASASELGA; this is encoded by the coding sequence ATGAACGCCTGGTTATCGTGGCGTCCCGATGAGCGTATTGCGCAGGTCGTGCGCGGTGCGTTGCGCCGCGGGACGCGACTGAGTCATCACCTGTTCAGCATTGTCGGCGGTATCGCCGTGGTGCTGGCTCTCGCACTGTGGCTGATGCCGACCTGGCGCGGCGCGCTCGCCGCGCGTCTGATGCCGGTCATTTCGGCCGCCGTGCAGGCGGGTCCCGCCCGCCTGCTGCAAGGCAATCCGCTGCCGGCCATCGGACCGGCCCGAAACGCCGGCACGTCCTCCGACGAATCCCTGTCGGCCAATTCGCCCACCACGCCGAACGCGCCGAGCGCCATCGATGGCGCGAACGACGGCGGCATGACCCTCACCGCGGCCACTACCAGCTTCGACGGCGCGTTCGAGGGCTACAGTTCGTCGAGCGCGAGCGCCGCGGCGCTCAACGGCCTCGACCCGCGCACGATGCAGGGCGTCAGCGCGCTCGCGCGTCTGATTCCGCAGCAGCGCGTGTCCGCCGATGCGCGCGATGACCGCGTGCTCGTATCGAGCCGCGAGCAGGCCCTGGTAGCGTCGTACCTCGCGCGGCGTTATCGCGTCGCGCAGGAGCCCGTCGGCGAACTCGTGAAGGCTGCGTTCGACACCGGCCGCGAAGTGGGTCTCGATCCGCTGCTGCTGCTGTCCGTGATGGCGATCGAATCGGGCTTCAATCCGTACGCCGAGAGCGGCGTCGGCGCGCAGGGCCTGATGCAGGTGATGTCGAAGGTGCATTCGGACAAGTTCCAGTATTTCGGCGGCCAGAGCGCGGCGCTCGAACCGCTCGCGAACATCAAGGTCGGCGCGCTCGTGCTCAAGGATTGCATCGCGCGCGGCGGTTCCCTGCCGGGCGGCCTGCGCCTTTACGTCGGCTCCAGTACACAGGACGACGGTGGCTATGGCGCGAAGGTGATGGCCGAGCGCGGTCGTCTGCGCGACGTCGCGCATGGCCGAAAGGTGCCGATCAATGCGCCGCAGGCTCCGGTGCTGACCGCGTCGGCTACGCCGGCGCCGGCTGCCGCGACGAGCGGCGGAAACGGCAAGCGCGTGCAGGTGACACTGCAGGGCGGTCACGCGTTGAGCTCGGCGACGTCGGCGGCGCACACGCAGCCGACCGATCAGGACGATGCGAGCGCCAATTCGACGACGCGCCATGTGGCATCGGCGTCGGAGCTGGGGGCTTAG
- a CDS encoding pyridoxal phosphate-dependent aminotransferase, giving the protein MNSATEPLVRLAARVDAIQPFYVMELAKEAALLERAGRDIIHMGIGEPDFTAPEPVIEAAASALRRGVTQYTSALGVHALRDAISAHYAEFYGIDVDPARIVVTAGASAALLLACAALVDRDDEVLMPDPCYPCNRHFVIAAEGKPVMVPSGPAERFQLTAVDVERLWGERTRGVLLASPSNPTGTSIEPAELERIVKAVRARGGFTIVDEIYQGLSYDTKPVSALSFGDDVVTVNSFSKYFNMTGWRLGWLVVPPAMVGAFEKLAQNLFICASALAQHAALACFEPETIAIYEARRLEFKRRRDFIAPALESLGFAVPVMPDGAFYVYADCGGVAHPAAGDSAALTKAMLHDAGVVLVPGMDFGTHAPKQYIRLSYATAYPKLEEAVERLAKLFGRH; this is encoded by the coding sequence ATGAACTCCGCGACCGAACCTCTCGTGCGGCTTGCCGCGCGCGTCGATGCCATCCAGCCTTTCTACGTGATGGAACTGGCCAAGGAGGCCGCGCTACTCGAACGCGCGGGGCGCGACATCATTCACATGGGTATCGGCGAGCCGGATTTCACTGCGCCCGAGCCGGTCATCGAGGCGGCCGCCAGCGCGCTGCGCCGCGGCGTCACGCAATACACGAGCGCGCTCGGCGTGCATGCGCTGCGCGACGCGATTTCCGCGCACTACGCCGAGTTCTACGGTATCGACGTCGATCCGGCGCGCATCGTGGTCACGGCGGGCGCGTCGGCCGCGCTGCTGCTCGCGTGCGCGGCGCTCGTCGATCGCGACGACGAAGTGCTGATGCCCGACCCCTGCTATCCGTGCAACCGCCATTTCGTGATCGCCGCCGAAGGCAAACCGGTGATGGTGCCGAGCGGCCCGGCCGAGCGCTTCCAGCTGACCGCCGTCGATGTCGAACGCCTGTGGGGCGAGCGCACCCGCGGCGTGCTGCTCGCGTCGCCGTCGAATCCGACCGGCACGTCGATCGAGCCGGCCGAGCTCGAGCGCATCGTCAAGGCCGTACGCGCGCGCGGCGGCTTTACGATCGTCGACGAAATCTACCAGGGGCTGAGCTACGACACGAAGCCGGTGTCGGCGCTGTCGTTCGGCGACGATGTGGTCACCGTCAACAGCTTCTCGAAATACTTCAACATGACCGGCTGGCGCCTCGGCTGGCTTGTCGTGCCGCCCGCGATGGTCGGCGCGTTCGAAAAGCTCGCGCAGAACCTGTTCATCTGCGCGTCGGCGCTCGCGCAGCATGCGGCGCTCGCCTGCTTCGAGCCGGAGACGATCGCGATCTACGAAGCGCGACGCCTCGAATTCAAGCGCCGCCGCGACTTCATCGCGCCGGCGCTCGAATCGCTCGGCTTTGCGGTGCCGGTGATGCCCGACGGCGCGTTCTACGTCTATGCGGATTGCGGCGGCGTCGCGCATCCGGCGGCCGGCGACAGCGCCGCGCTCACGAAGGCGATGCTGCACGATGCCGGCGTGGTGCTGGTGCCGGGCATGGACTTCGGCACGCACGCGCCGAAGCAGTACATCCGGCTGTCGTATGCGACCGCGTATCCGAAGCTCGAAGAAGCTGTCGAGCGACTGGCGAAGCTGTTCGGCCGGCATTGA
- a CDS encoding enolase C-terminal domain-like protein: MKRGATSGGSSQAPVTALRASAYRIPTDAPEADGTFAWDATTLIVVEADAGGATGVGYTYSDACIVALIQGALAACVLNHDVLDVGAHWQRLQRQVRNLGRAGLAATAISAIDCALWDLKAKLLGVPLVGLLGALRSAVPVYGSGGFTTYTNQRLQEQFTGWVAQDGCRWVKMKIGSEPDKDPARVAAAHSAIGDAGLFVDANGAFTAKQALYYAQRFAEHHVSWFEEPVSSDDEAGLRDVREHAPPGMEIAAGEYGYTLDNFRHLLAGACVDVLQADASRCGGITGFLQAAALCDAYHVPLSAHCAPALHLHVACAAPRLRHQEWFHDHARIEAMLFDGAPRLRNGEMEPDLSRPGCGLEFRHSDAARYLIK; the protein is encoded by the coding sequence ATGAAGCGCGGCGCCACGAGCGGGGGCTCGTCGCAAGCGCCTGTGACCGCACTGCGCGCGAGCGCGTACCGCATTCCGACCGACGCGCCCGAGGCCGACGGCACGTTCGCGTGGGACGCGACCACGCTGATCGTCGTCGAGGCAGATGCGGGCGGCGCGACCGGCGTCGGCTACACGTATAGCGACGCCTGCATCGTCGCGCTGATTCAGGGAGCGCTCGCCGCCTGCGTGCTGAATCACGACGTATTGGACGTCGGCGCGCATTGGCAACGATTGCAACGCCAGGTGCGCAATCTCGGCCGCGCGGGACTGGCCGCCACGGCCATTTCGGCAATCGACTGCGCGCTATGGGACCTGAAGGCGAAGCTGCTCGGCGTGCCGCTCGTCGGGCTGCTCGGTGCGCTGCGTTCGGCCGTGCCGGTCTACGGAAGCGGCGGTTTCACCACGTACACGAACCAGCGCTTGCAGGAGCAGTTCACGGGCTGGGTCGCGCAGGACGGCTGCCGGTGGGTGAAGATGAAAATCGGCAGCGAGCCGGACAAGGACCCGGCGCGCGTCGCCGCGGCGCACTCGGCGATCGGCGACGCCGGCCTGTTCGTCGACGCGAACGGCGCCTTCACGGCGAAGCAGGCGCTGTATTACGCGCAACGCTTCGCGGAGCACCATGTGAGCTGGTTCGAGGAGCCCGTCTCTTCGGACGACGAAGCGGGCCTGCGCGACGTGCGCGAGCACGCGCCCCCCGGCATGGAGATCGCCGCCGGCGAATACGGCTACACGCTCGATAACTTCCGGCACCTGCTCGCGGGGGCCTGTGTCGACGTGCTGCAGGCCGACGCGAGCCGCTGCGGCGGCATCACCGGCTTTCTGCAGGCCGCCGCGCTGTGCGACGCGTACCACGTGCCGCTGTCTGCGCACTGCGCGCCGGCGCTGCATCTGCACGTCGCGTGCGCGGCGCCGCGCTTGCGCCACCAGGAATGGTTCCACGACCACGCGCGGATCGAGGCCATGCTGTTCGACGGCGCGCCCCGTTTGCGCAATGGCGAGATGGAGCCGGACCTGTCGCGGCCCGGCTGCGGGCTCGAATTCAGGCACAGCGACGCCGCTCGCTACCTCATCAAATAG
- a CDS encoding gluconate 2-dehydrogenase subunit 3 family protein — MTNGPRSTRATRYPDYDVLDKRTTPSWDEHTRAVIADRLATPLEPRFFNAVEWLAVTSLCARVVPQANAQPVVPLAALLDARLAGHSNDGYRDARLPPMRDAWRIGLAALDAECRERGGLPFASLAQDTQNALLGEMQRGELTNPAWRGMPSKLFFSERVLHDICGLYYSHPHAWSEIGFGGPANPRGYVRMYLNRRDPWEAVEARSDTHEHAAKENRRVR, encoded by the coding sequence ATGACCAACGGACCACGCTCGACCCGAGCCACCCGCTATCCCGACTATGACGTGCTCGACAAACGCACGACGCCGTCGTGGGACGAGCATACCCGCGCGGTGATCGCCGATCGCCTCGCGACACCGCTCGAGCCGCGCTTTTTCAACGCGGTCGAATGGCTCGCGGTGACGTCGCTGTGCGCCCGCGTCGTGCCGCAAGCGAACGCGCAACCGGTTGTGCCGCTCGCCGCGCTGCTCGACGCGCGCCTCGCCGGCCACAGCAACGACGGCTACCGCGACGCCCGCTTGCCGCCGATGCGCGACGCCTGGCGCATCGGCCTCGCCGCGCTCGACGCCGAGTGCCGCGAGCGCGGCGGCCTGCCGTTCGCGAGCCTCGCGCAAGACACGCAGAACGCGCTGCTTGGCGAGATGCAGCGCGGCGAACTGACGAACCCCGCGTGGCGCGGCATGCCGTCGAAGCTGTTCTTCAGCGAGCGCGTGCTGCACGACATCTGCGGCCTCTACTACTCGCACCCGCACGCGTGGAGCGAGATCGGCTTCGGCGGTCCGGCGAACCCGCGCGGCTATGTGCGCATGTACCTCAACCGGCGCGATCCGTGGGAGGCGGTCGAAGCGAGGTCCGACACCCATGAGCACGCCGCGAAGGAGAACCGCCGTGTCCGATGA
- the nusB gene encoding transcription antitermination factor NusB, whose product MKSARRRSRELATQGLYQWLLSGSPGGEIDAQLRGAQGYDKADHEHLEAILQGVMRDSEALSAVIGPCLDRPIDQLSPVERAVLLVAAYELKNHVDIPYRVVINEAVELTKTFGGSDGYKYVNGVLDKLSAQLRATETQAARKS is encoded by the coding sequence ATGAAGAGCGCACGCCGACGCTCCCGCGAACTGGCCACGCAGGGGCTTTACCAGTGGCTGCTGTCGGGCTCGCCCGGCGGTGAGATCGACGCGCAACTGCGCGGCGCGCAAGGTTACGACAAGGCTGACCACGAGCATCTGGAAGCGATCCTGCAAGGCGTGATGCGCGATTCCGAAGCGCTGTCCGCCGTCATCGGCCCGTGCCTCGACCGTCCGATCGATCAGCTCTCGCCGGTTGAACGCGCAGTGCTGCTGGTCGCCGCGTACGAGCTGAAGAATCACGTCGATATTCCGTATCGGGTGGTCATCAACGAGGCGGTCGAACTGACCAAGACGTTCGGCGGCTCGGACGGCTACAAGTACGTGAACGGCGTGCTCGACAAGCTGTCGGCGCAACTGCGCGCCACCGAAACGCAGGCGGCTCGCAAGAGCTGA